A window from Xiphophorus maculatus strain JP 163 A chromosome 17, X_maculatus-5.0-male, whole genome shotgun sequence encodes these proteins:
- the LOC102232833 gene encoding arg8-vasotocin receptor, giving the protein MRSFNATQRNLSGTANHSDPFGRNEEVAKLEITVLSLAFAAAVAGNLSVLLAMLRSRRKLSRMHLFMKHLSLADLVVAFFQVLPQLCWEVTFRFYGPDFLCRIVKHLQVLGMFASTYMMVMMTVDRYVAICHPLRSLQQPTQRAYIMISCSWACSLLLSSPQYFIFSLSEVRPGSAVYDCWGHFVEPWGLRAYITWITAGIFLVPVAVLVFCYGFICRTIWRNLKGKTRRKSSAAGGSAAGGRSGILGRNSVSSVSTISRAKLRTVKMTFVIVVAYVVCWTPFFTVQMWSVWDETFSWHDSENPAVTLSALLASLNSCCNPWIYMIFSGHLLSDFLGLLPCCRRLRDRLRQQDSDSSIRRTTLLSRLQAPRPSDLNFTFKNCPPATAAS; this is encoded by the exons ATGCGCTCCTTCAACGCCACGCAGCGGAACCTCAGCGGGACCGCCAACCACTCCGACCCGTTCGGGCGCAACGAGGAGGTGGCCAAGCTGGAGATCACGGTGCTGAGCCTGGCGTTCGCGGCGGCGGTGGCGGGGAACCTGAGCGTCCTGCTGGCCATGCTGCGCAGCCGCAGAAAGCTGTCGCGCATGCACCTGTTCATGAAGCACCTGAGCCTGGCCGACCTGGTGGTCGCCTTCTTCCAGGTGCTGCCGCAGCTCTGCTGGGAGGTCACCTTCCGCTTCTACGGGCCGGACTTCCTGTGCCGCATCGTGAAGCACCTGCAGGTTCTGGGCATGTTCGCCTCCACCTacatgatggtgatgatgaccGTGGACCGCTACGTGGCTATCTGCCACCCGCTGCGCAGCCTGCAGCAGCCCACGCAGCGCGCCTACATTatgatcagctgcagctgggcGTGCAGCCTGTTGCTCAGCTCCCCGCAGTACTTCATCTTCTCCCTCAGCGAGGTTCGGCCCGGTTCGGCAGTCTACGACTGCTGGGGTCACTTCGTGGAGCCGTGGGGGCTGCGCGCCTACATCACCTGGATCACGGCGGGGATCTTCCTGGTTCCGGTGGCCGTGCTGGTGTTCTGCTACGGCTTCATCTGCAGGACGATCTGGAGGAACCTGAAGGGCAAGACGCGCAGGAAGAGCTCGGCGGCGGGCGGTTCGGCGGCGGGCGGCAGGTCCGGGATCCTGGGCAGGAACTCCGTCAGCAGCGTCTCCACCATCTCCCGCGCCAAATTACGCACCGTCAAGATGACTTTCGTGATCGTGGTGGCTTACGTGGTTTGCTGGACTCCGTTCTTCACCGTTCAGATGTGGTCCGTTTGGGACGAAACCTTCTCCTGGCACG ACTCAGAGAACCCGGCGGTGACGCTGTCCGCCCTGCTGGCCAGCCtcaacagctgctgcaacccCTGGATCTACATGATCTTCAGCGGCCACCTGCTGTCGGACTTCCTGGGCCTGCTGCCCTGCTGCCGCCGGCTGCGGGACCGGCTGCGGCAGCAGGACTCGGACAGCAGCATCCGGCGCACCACGCTGCTGTCCCGCCTGCAGGCGCCGCGCCCGTCCGACCTCAACTTCACCTTCAAAAACTGTCCGCCGGCCACAGCGGCGTCCTGA